ATAAATGTAAAACGGTCCAAGATATCTTCCTTGACTATATTGTGGTTTATATGTACATCCACTCAGCTCCAGAGTATCGCTTGTAGACAGTGTTTGTTGCAGAGGATTTGGACTATGATCAAAAGTGAGCAAACTTGCTGTATTCAACACCATGGTATGGATTGAATGATTTCAGTCATTTCTATGAAATCGTGCAAACAATGGAAGGCTGGAATGTACTCCAATTCCGACAGTCTTGCTCTCCAAGACAGCCTTGTGCTGATTAGAGCAGTACAAGTCAGAGATTACTTATCAGCTGTATTTACCCTGTTGATATAAAAATAGCTGCAGTTACAGCAAGCCCCGTGGCATATGCTTTTTGGTGTCTGTAGGGGACTAGATTCTCAGGGTACAACTTGTGGTGAGAAGAGGGTAGGAAAGAGTTTTTTTCTCTACTGATTTTCATTATCTTAAAGACTTACGTATGAGATGCAGTCTTTCAGTAAAAGGACTACAAGGAGTAGTTTACTAATTTTCGAAGATGCTATATTGACGCtgaagagaacatttttttatttttttaatagaataacTGATTTCCTCGTGGAAACTGTTGTTCTTCTGATATTGCTCTTggtaaacaaaataacaaaatagcaACTCATAAATTATCATAAAGACTGTGGACTCACTGTACCGTGTGGGTATTTTTATACAGGAAACGATTTGGAAAGAACAATGTGATCTTGTCTGACATTAGAAAGCCTGCGGATCATGTTTTTCATAGTGGTAAGTGACTGGGGgaacatatggaaaaaaaaccttgaCTTCACCTCTGATGTTGATAAACTGATTACTCAAGTCTAAATGAAGAGTGAATGAAACTGTACAAACTGTTTTTTGAAACTTCTGGATAGTGCCTTCGTGGTTTGAAGTCTTGCCCAGATACTGACTTCATATATCAGTTATTCcttttttctcaatatttttctctgcatttttcacTGTCTCTTTGCCACTTTGACTGAAGCACTCAAGTCAATTGTCTTTTGTGTTCctgctttaaaaagagatgtttaTTCTTTTGGAGGGGACAGGTTGGAAATTAAATATGTGCCCTTTTTCCCAAGCTGAGGCAATTTAGATGACAAAATGcatgtaaaattgtttttcttgtattttctttagaaacttaatcatgtttttcttgtcaCTGTTTAATGATGTACTTAGATATCTGAATAATATATGTTAATGTTCCTTTTTCTCATGCCATTGACTGGATAAAACAGGAATTCTTGGATCAATGTGTTGTTGAGGCAAAGGCAGCAGTTTACCTTACTTTCTGCTATTTATCTACTAATCATTAGGCTGTTGCTGTTAGAAGGTGTGTATTTTGCTGTACAGTCAAATTTCAAAGTCAAATTCAAAGTAGAGGAATGGGCAAGAATCAGCAATCTATGAGTATCATGTAgaactcttctgtttttcttgtcattaagtttccttctggtttcatttcttttaggCCCTTTTATCTACTCAGATATCTTGGACTACAAGAATCTGCGTGAGATAGTGGTGAATAATCGCATAACTTGGCTGTTCCACTATAGCGCTTTGCTCAGTGCTGTTGGAGAAGCAAACGTCCCTCTAGCCAGAGCTGTAAATATTACTGGTATGTGACAAGGTTTCAAGTTTGTGATTCCTACAAAGGCTTGAGAGAGCGCAGTGGATGTTCTGATTAAATCCTGTTATTGTTTCAGGTTTACACAATGTTCTGGATATTGCAGCTGAGCACAATTTGCGACTCTTTGTTCCAAGCACTATTGGAGCCTTTGGACCCACCTCTCCTCGAGATCCAACTCCTGATCTCTGCATTCAGAGGCCAAGGACGATCTATGGCGTCTCCAAGGTTCACGCTGAGCTCATGGGAGAGGTGagaacttttattttgctttcatgaaAGTTCAGTGAGAACTTCACTGATTCTGGAAGATTTCTCATTGCAGTAGtttcccccctttctttccttccttttaggCTTTAGTCTTCTATTGTAGTCTGTAGTGGTTTGTCacatcatgaaaacaaaaaccctctcCAAAGTCAAAGCCATCTGAGATTGTACATTCATAACTTCTCTAttggctttgtattttttctagaaGCATGAAATCGTTAAAGCTGTTACAGACAATTTCTTCACATCTTAAGTTTAAGAAGGACAGTGGCGGGTCTGAAGGCTGTATTAATTTGAAATGTCTCAGAAACCTGGCAATTATTGGTTTCTGAACATTAGATCTAAACCTTGTGGTAAAAGTCAATCCATATCTACTGATGTGAATGAAAACTAGAAAAGGAGGAGCAGAAAGATCAGTTACTTGACAGAATGCGGACTGATCAGTAATTCCttgccttccttccctgccatgGGAAGGTTACAGAATCAAGGTTCATCTTGTGGGAGATTGCTGTGGAAGCAGTGAGTTGTTTGGCTCAGTCTTGTTGtataaaactttttcttcctccctctttaGTACTACCATTACCGATACGGCCTAGACTTCCGCTGCCTGAGGTACCCAGGAATTATATCTGCTGATTCTCAGCCCGGAGGGGGAACAACTGGTAAGCGGCTTGTGTGTATTTCTCAGTGTTGCAGGCAAGGATAGCAAAAACATAAACCAATGCAGTCATTTTTAACCAGTTTGTAGAATTTAATCTGCAACCATGTAGAACATCAGTGTAGAGATCCTGTTTGAACTGAAGGTTATGACGATACTTTTGTCCACTGCAACTTAGGGTGTACTTCTGTAGTCTTTAAGTGCTATCTGAGAGAGTTTGGCTTAGATATGCTTATTAAGtccatttcctttaaaacatatttctaacTCTGCTGTCTTGCTGCAACGTGTAAATGCCAGAATGTCATTGCGATGGTTTGGGATAGCTTCTTGCACTCCTGCTGTATAGTGTAAATCATATACGGTTCTCCTGCTAGGAGTTCCCCTCCTAGACAGAAGACTTTGGAGGTGATCTGAGGAGTGTTGACTGTCTTGAAGTGAGCAATGGATTGGGGCAGATGAGCGCACACATCCGCTGCACTTTTCCACAGATTATGCTGTCCAGATTTTCCATGATGCCATAAAGACCGGCAAATTTCAATGCAACCTGAAGCCAGACACCCGGCTCCCTATGATGTATATTGATGACTGTCTGAAAGCAACTCTAGAGGTCATGGAGGCCCCCGCAGAGGCGTTGAGCATGAGGACATACAACATCAGTGCCATGAGCTTCACCCCTGAAGAGCTGGCACAAGAGGTGCAGAAGCATGTTCCTGAGCTTCAGGTGACCTACAACGTGGATGAAGTCAGGCAGGCCATAGGTTAGTATCGGCTTCTTGGCAATGGGTAAGTGAAAACTTCAGATTTCTGTATGTCAAGgacaaaacaatgttttctttttagacaCTTGGAAATTGCTGCTGTACAGTTCAAGTCTTATGGCCTGAAATTCATCTTTTGTAGTTCAAATGGCCAGTGATGATAACACCTTGTAGTTTGAAGGGATTTTTCCCAAACCTCATgttccttgtttctttcttttcactgcagCTGACAGCTGGCCAATGAACTTTGATGACAGCAATGCCCGGAGGGACTGGGGATGGAAACATGATTATGACCTCCCTGAGTTGGTGTCTACAATGTTTAGCTTCCTTGGGTCTGATTCCAGGATTGCTCAAGCTAACTGAAAaattttttcagatgtttccagATTTCCACAGAGGACCAGGAAGAAATGGCTAAATTAGTTTATAATTTACGAGTCCTAGAGCATGCCAATTATTAGTTTCATAAGTAGCAATGGAGTTGGGCAGAAACATACTGTAGCTCTAATGTCCTAGTAGATAAATGACACCATTAGGTGCTGTCTCCAAGCACAGCACCTATGACAAACACATAATTCTTGAACTTTCACACTTAAGCAACTGGGAACAAAAGCCACCTACTCCTGGCTGATGAATCTCCAATCATTCTTGCTGCCTGGCTCTTATCTGGCAAACAGCGTGAGGCGATACTGTCAGTCATGGGGTTTCAGTCAGATCCCACAGAGTTAAtgatatgtttttcatttccctaGTGGAGGTTATTAGATCGTAGTAAGAtacaaccctttttttttctctgcttacaGACAGGAGATACAAGAGCTACTTCACATTTCCAGGTTGCAGGCAGGGGTTGTTGCAATTCTAGTTTGAAATCAAACTTTGGTTAGTAgttcatatttatatatatatagtgctgtaaaaacatacttttctaTACATAGGGCATACTAAGTACCGTTATTCTTATAATGCCTATAAATGTGAAGGGGAATAGGACCTGAATTCTcattatgctttaaaaataacagggtTTACAAGCTAAGCTTTTCCTGTTAttgcaaatgctgctgctgtcagtttAACCTCAGAGGTAGACCTGAAATCCAAAAAGCTGTTATGTTTGTGTGAATCCAGGGTATATTTCAAGAAAGCAATGCCTAGGAATGGGGTTATTGTTCATTAGCACTACTTTTGGTTATCCCAGTTGTTTGCCACGCTGGCATAATGACATACTGCCTGGAGCAAGTTTTAAAGGTGGGCTGATGGTGGAGACTTTAACATTAGAGTCAAGTCAGCCTTTGAAATCTGTTCACGttcactgctttttctgtgtacaCTGCATATGTATTTGTAGATGCTATTTATGCGTAACTGTCATACGCTTCTGTTCTTTAGAGAGGAATCCAGAGGCTGAAACCATCTCCTAGCTACAGTTAAGGCCTGTTCTACTCATTGAGTTCCATGCACAGGAGATTCTAGGATTAACAAGGGAATCTTAGTAGATGCATGCAGAGAAGATGTCTATCCAAAAGCTACTTAGGAGactttgaaaatgagaagtgaTGGACTGGCGAGACAGGAAGGCCATTTTAGGTAAAATTCCAGTCTCTATGGATGTGAATCTGAGCCATTGGCTACTATAGCATGCCTCGAGAAACAACATCTGGGAACtttgattatatttatttttcaaagaaaaatctttggtTTTCAGAATGACTGGAAATTCCCTATATGaagctctccatctttttttgtcttgtatACTCCAGTGGCCCATGTAGGTGTCATGTTCGAGTACATTCTTGCCTACatagtttgctttgttttctgtgacagTGCTTTGGTAGTTGCAAGTCTGCTACACTCTATAACCCTGCAGTGTTTCTTCAGTAAGTGACTGACATGACCTCAGTCTTCCTTGTGAGGGAGTCTACATGCTGCAGGGAATATGTTTTCTCATGAAAGTAACCTTCAAAGAAAGATTCTGTGGTGAAAACcagttattttaaacatatgttAAATTTGTATCTCTTGTTTTTGTATGTATCTTACTGTTTCATCTGTTGGTGAAGCATGAATTTCCCAGGTATTTAAACTTAAAAACCTTTATGGTTGTGGCCTGTTTAAACTTTTTTATAATGTTTAcgtttccaggaaaaaaaaatcaattctttaAACTCTGCCGCTGTTGTAACTATCAAATTGTTCAAGTTTAATATTTGGCCCAGTGGGCCAGCAAAGTTGGGTTACTCATAACATCCAAGAAAAGACTGGCTCAAGTTTTGTTCTCTGCCCTGCCAAAACAGGATTATCTCCTAGTAAACTGTTACGCTGAGCCGCCAGATGAAGGGCTTTTAATATGATATGAAATGTCTCGTCCATTCCAGTCTTTCATAATTCAGACTCTGCAGACTCCTCATTGCTTCCGTTCCACAAGACCAgcataaaataatgcaaagagTTGTCGATGGGTCTGACTCCATTTCTTTAATTCAAAGAAAGTCAGGGGGCCTATCCCTTCACCCTTGTTCAAAGCTCTAGTTAACAGCAAGAGTGAagagcaaaaatgttttcttctgaaacaaacCGTCCTTGGCTGTGGCATTGCATGGAAGCTTTGGATAAGGTGTTGCACCGCAGGTGAAAAACAAGCctgtgacattttaaagtttgtCTGCCAAAAGTTGCTGATTTATTTAGGAGCGGGAGTTTAAGAAACTTCTATTttgcaa
The Cygnus olor isolate bCygOlo1 chromosome 3, bCygOlo1.pri.v2, whole genome shotgun sequence genome window above contains:
- the LOC121066868 gene encoding L-threonine 3-dehydrogenase, mitochondrial, which translates into the protein MPVVKNVSRAVSQLLQSSGCGCGISIVPVRCIGVSPRQVASDASYHSVSFSESDHPRVLITGGLGQLGVGLATLLRKRFGKNNVILSDIRKPADHVFHSGPFIYSDILDYKNLREIVVNNRITWLFHYSALLSAVGEANVPLARAVNITGLHNVLDIAAEHNLRLFVPSTIGAFGPTSPRDPTPDLCIQRPRTIYGVSKVHAELMGEYYHYRYGLDFRCLRYPGIISADSQPGGGTTDYAVQIFHDAIKTGKFQCNLKPDTRLPMMYIDDCLKATLEVMEAPAEALSMRTYNISAMSFTPEELAQEVQKHVPELQVTYNVDEVRQAIADSWPMNFDDSNARRDWGWKHDYDLPELVSTMFSFLGSDSRIAQAN